The Pyrenophora tritici-repentis strain M4 chromosome 2, whole genome shotgun sequence genome window below encodes:
- a CDS encoding HMG box protein, with protein MQGPSCVKRKYDHRGQAAAMQTSRPPTTKARKSRTLISLSSNRPLSDYSNDLIRKAAKRTEEWVNRPAAVRWRETAQRGGYVARPLNSFMLYRSAYITEAKARYSKPKPRELSTIVADSWHRESHEVRQAYAAYAKIERRNHHEAYPKYKFSTQRLKMKKEDTSPEEELRTISGAACSCDSCWPAAAMSNNQAWDTTLSTNTNASVCSPAPSDFAAWQPILLPMQPILLPMQPILWQDQYGNQVAGSNFPWPSAMTPSLFLGPSSATWEPPMGSMAFPRMPTTNDLPVVDSSWSGAEMPAGTGVNYAMPAHDLSCCGYLCTSSEDGALP; from the coding sequence GCGGAAGTACGACCATCGAGGACAAGCAGCAGCTATGCAGACCAGCCGGCCGCCTACCACTAAGGCCAGAAAGAGCAGAACCCTCATATCCTTAAGTTCGAACCGGCCCTTGAGCGATTACTCAAACGACTTGATTCGCAAAGCCGCAAAACGCACCGAAGAGTGGGTCAATCGGCCAGCAGCTGTTCGGTGGAGAGAGACGGCGCAGCGAGGCGGATATGTTGCGAGACCTCTCAACTCGTTCATGCTGTATCGCTCAGCATACATCACAGAGGCGAAGGCGCGCTACTCTAAGCCCAAACCACGAGAGCTCTCGACCATTGTAGCAGACAGCTGGCATAGAGAGTCCCACGAAGTGCGCCAGGCGTACGCCGCGTATGCAAAGATCGAGCGCCGTAACCACCACGAAGCGTATCCCAAATATAAGTTTTCTACGCAAAGAttgaagatgaagaaagaagacACTAGCCCAGAAGAGGAGCTGAGGACGATCTCTGGGGCTGCATGCAGCTGTGATAGCTGCTGGCCCGCGGCGGCCATGAGCAATAACCAAGCTTGGGACACGACCCTGAGCACCAATACGAACGCTTCTGTGTGCTCGCCAGCGCCTAGTGACTTCGCGGCATGGCAGCCGATTCTTCTGCCAATGCAGCCGATTCTTCTGCCAATGCAGCCGATCCTATGGCAAGACCAGTACGGCAACCAGGTAGCAGGAAGCAACTTTCCCTGGCCGAGTGCGATGACTCCATCCTTGTTTCTGGGGCCATCCAGCGCAACGTGGGAGCCCCCAATGGGCAGCATGGCTTTTCCGAGAATGCCAACTACAAACGACCTGCCTGTTGTGGACTCATCGTGGAGCGGGGCAGAGATGCCGGCGGGGACCGGCGTCAACTACGCGATGCCTGCCCATGATCTGAGCTGTTGTGGC